One window from the genome of Leptidea sinapis chromosome 24, ilLepSina1.1, whole genome shotgun sequence encodes:
- the LOC126971813 gene encoding uncharacterized protein LOC126971813 yields the protein MDNKDYSDITSHLDAREVLRYLNHLGIHNISGEVLKYFITDLKKLIKYDLQQRKSNEQLLEEGFERLHSASTFSSRSRSKVYDGEKLCCNKECEIARRPLGVRNIQSAPNIVQPKLEKPQRRACSCVRIEKKTDSQKDCSKTTTTISNNLIKVPKQQPKKKCDPVSLYHYYSSLWEKYKPHVPGENDWADIRWRIRQKMVNIDSQTSNKVSSAQNRNRIKKKDNS from the exons ATGGATAACAAGGATTACAGTGATATAACATCTCATTTAGACGCGAGAGAAGTTTTAAGGTATCTGAATCACTTAGGTATCCATAATATCAGTGGTGAagttcttaaatattttatcacag ACCTGAAAAagcttataaaatatgatttacaaCAGAGAAAGTCTAATGAACAATTATTAGAGGAAGGCTTTGAACGATTGCACAGTGCAAGTACATTTTCATCTCGAAGCAGATCAAAAGTGTATGATGGAGAGAAGTTGTGTTGTAATAAAGAATGTGAAATAGCAAGAAGACCCCTTGGTGTAAGAAATATTCAATCAGCACCAAATATAGTGCAGCCGAAGTTAGAGAAACCTCAACGGAGGGCATGTTCATGTGtcagaattgaaaaaaaaacagattcaCAAAAGGACTGTTCAAAAACAACGACTACTATAAGCAATAATT TAATTAAAGTCCCCAAGCAACAACCAAAGAAGAAATGTGACCCAGTATCATTATATCATTACTACTCATCACTGTGGGAGAAGTACAAGCCACATGTTCCTGGGGAAAATGATTGGGCGGATATAAGATGGAGGATCCGACAAAAGATGGTTAACATTGACTCACAGACTTCAAATAAG GTCTCATCAGCACAAAACAGGAATAGGATTAAGAAGAAAGACAATAGCTGA
- the LOC126971809 gene encoding 39S ribosomal protein L4, mitochondrial, translating to MTSLLINALRRIHLSLPTQTAVKCFSTSSYNSNTLDITKKDWKFPPQYTKPREVWIENLDSIEEKKLGLFELHPAVYATVPRIDIIHQNVIWQRKFRWVSWAHTKTRAEVRGGGRKPWPQKGLGRARHGSIRSPLWRGGGIAHGPRSGKSHFFMLPFHLRIHGLTSTLSAKLAQDDLHVVRDLNLPSDEPNYIIDLIEQRNWGPSVLIVDDTDIAPRNLTAALDALPHVNVMPVYGLNVYSMLKHDTLVLTQSAAERIEERILCHLHSNTRKQQAAFKLDQV from the exons ATGACTTCCCTATTAATCAACGCCCTGAGAAGAATACACCTGTCTTTACCAACTCAGACTGCAGTTAAGTGTTTTTCAACTTCTTCATACAATTCGAATACATTAGACATAACTAAGAAAGATTGGAAATTCCCTCCACAATATACAAAACCGCGTGAAGTGTGGATAGAAAACTTAGATTCTATTGAAGAAAAGAAGCTTGGCCTGTTTGAACTTCATCCTGCAGTGTATGCAACTGTACCTCGTATTGATATTATTCATCAAAACGTTATTTGGCAACGAAAATTTAGATGGGTGTCTTGGGCGCACACTAAAACACGAGCTGAAGTTAGAGGAGGTGGAAGAAAGCCTTGGCCACAGAAAGGGCTTGGGCGTGCTCGTCATGGGTCAATTCGGTCCCCATTGTGGCGTGGTGGTGGTATTGCTCATGGTCCAAGATCAGGGAAATCACATTTCTTCATGCTTCCATTTCATCTTCGCATACATGGTCTGACATCTACATTATCAGCAAAGTTAGCCCAAGATGATTTACATGTTGTTAGGGATTTGAACCTACCATCTGATGAGCCCAATTATATTATAGATCTTATTGAACAAAGGAATTGGGGTCCTTCAGTTCTCATTGTTGATga TACTGATATTGCACCAAGAAATCTAACAGCAGCTCTAGATGCTCTGCCCCATGTTAATGTGATGCCAGTATATGGGCTAAATGTGTATTCTATGCTTAAACATGATACACTTGTTTTAACTCAATCTGCAGCTGAGAGGATTGAAGAAAGAATACTTTGCCATCTCCACTCTAATACCAGGAAACAACAAGCTGCATTCAAATTAGATCAAGTTTAG
- the LOC126971791 gene encoding aminoacylase-1A-like, giving the protein MASKAKKMAIDYKNNPAVANFVEYLKIPSVQPNVNYDECVNFLKKQAKQLDLLFKVYELVPKKPIVVLTWPGKKPSMKSILLNSHMDVVPVFEESWTYPPFSGHVDKEGKIYARGSQDMKCVGIQYIEAVRKLKQQGVTLKRTLHLSFVPDEEIGGVDGMEKFVHTAEFKALNVDFALDEGMANPDEEFIVFYGERSIWQIHVHCLGQPGHASLLFPNTAGEKLRYIINKFMGLRDEQKKILDNNPKLTIGDVTSVNLTQIRGGVQSNVIPEKLTVVFDCRLAVTVNHEEFENRIKQWCKEAGDGVSYEFEQKNPAVECTKVDDTNPFWKAFKSAADEMQLKLECRIFPGGTDSRYVREVGIPAIGFSPMNHTPVLLHDHDEFLGADVFLKGIDIYVKLITAVANV; this is encoded by the exons ATGGCATCTAAAG CCAAGAAGATGGCGATAGACTACAAAAACAATCCAGCCGTTGCGAATTTCGTAGAGTATTTGAAGATACCAAGTGTTCAACCTAATGTTAATTATG ATGAATGTGTTAATTTCCTCAAGAAGCAAGCGAAGCAGTTGGatctattatttaaagtatacGAGTTAGTACCTAAGAAGCCTATCGTAGTGTTAACATGGCCAGGAAAGAAACCGTCCATGAAGAGTATTCTTCTTAATTCACATATGGATGTTGTGCCCGTCTTTGAG GAGAGTTGGACATATCCGCCATTTAGCGGCCACGTGGACAAGGAGGGCAAGATCTACGCGCGCGGCTCGCAGGATATGAAGTGCGTCGGCATCCAGTACATAGAGGCTGTAAGGAAACTTAAACAACAAGGGGTCACGCTTAAGAGAACTCTTCACTTGTCATTTGTTCCTG ATGAAGAAATCGGGGGCGTTGACGGTATGGAGAAATTCGTCCATACTGCCGAGTTCAAGGCGCTCAACGTTGACTTTGCATTGGACGAGGGAATGGCCAATCCCGATGAAGAGTTCATCGTATTCTACGGGGAACGGAGTATTTGGC AAATCCATGTGCACTGCCTTGGTCAGCCCGGACATGCATCGCTTCTATTCCCGAACACGGCTGGAGAAAAG TTGAGATACATCATTAACAAATTTATGGGCCTAAGAGATGAACAGAAGAAGATTTTGGACAATAATCCCAAGTTGACAATCGGCGACGTCACGTCCGTTAACTTGACGCAAATTCGG GGTGGCGTGCAATCTAATGTTATACCGGAGAAACTGACTGTTGTATTCGACTGTCGTTTAGCTGTTACTGTGAATCATGAAGAGTTTGAAAATAGG ATTAAACAGTGGTGCAAGGAAGCTGGTGACGGGGTTTCTTACGAGTTCGAACAGAAGAATCCAGCTGTAGAGTGCACTAAGGTGGACGACACCAATCCGTTCTGGAAGGCATTTAAATCTGCAGCAGATGAAAT GCAACTCAAGTTGGAGTGCCGTATATTCCCTGGAGGCACTGACAGCAGATATGTGAGAGAAGTTGGTATCCCCGCGATCGGATTTTCGCCAATGAACCACACACCAGTCTTGCTTCACGACCACGACGAATTCCTTGGCGCTGACGTGTTCCTCAAAGGAATCGACATTTACGTCAAACTGATCACTGCCGTTGCTAATGTATAA